One window from the genome of Leptospira johnsonii encodes:
- a CDS encoding ABC transporter permease translates to MLFIALRQMFARKKQTILTLLGIILGATAYIVISGIMLGLREYLIDQLVNNDAHIRISSQVKIIGEKDLDHVLFHSKEIPFWSVPPSGRRDTEQIENQAGWQKKVASDPEVEASSPQLQIKVIFRRGKIAEAGRIIGVKPELQSKVARIKENIIQGDFLEIKESGNKLVIGEGLRLLLGARISDTVYISTGKSEPIPFKIAASFQMGNKAIDETTVFANLGDTQSLNQTPNRISDIAVRLKDVSKATLKAREWAEFGDVKVQSWEDVNATFISLFKMQDAIRYALVGTILLVAAFGIYNILNIVIGQKRREIAILRSIGYEANDILKIFLIQGLILGIAGGVLGMLLGNLICRRLEHVSFSNPLMQTKSGMMMVSFAPSIYFQAFFLAFIATLIASIFPARSASKLSPIEIIRGE, encoded by the coding sequence ATGTTATTTATCGCTCTTAGGCAGATGTTTGCCCGTAAAAAACAAACCATTCTTACATTACTTGGGATTATTTTAGGGGCAACCGCTTATATAGTGATCTCAGGGATCATGTTAGGTTTAAGAGAATATCTTATCGACCAGCTCGTGAATAACGATGCTCATATAAGGATCTCTTCTCAGGTAAAAATTATAGGGGAAAAGGACTTGGACCATGTACTTTTCCATTCTAAGGAAATTCCTTTTTGGTCCGTTCCTCCTTCAGGTAGAAGGGACACAGAACAGATCGAGAACCAGGCGGGATGGCAAAAAAAAGTGGCTTCCGATCCGGAGGTAGAAGCAAGTTCTCCACAACTTCAGATAAAAGTAATATTTAGAAGGGGGAAGATCGCTGAAGCAGGTAGGATTATCGGAGTTAAGCCAGAGTTGCAATCCAAGGTTGCCAGGATCAAAGAGAATATTATCCAAGGTGACTTCTTAGAGATCAAAGAAAGCGGAAACAAACTTGTGATCGGAGAAGGATTGAGATTATTGCTCGGAGCCAGGATCTCAGATACAGTTTATATCAGTACCGGAAAATCGGAGCCGATTCCTTTTAAAATAGCTGCTTCTTTCCAAATGGGAAACAAGGCGATTGATGAAACCACTGTATTCGCAAATTTGGGCGATACCCAAAGTTTAAACCAAACTCCGAATCGGATCAGCGATATAGCAGTTCGTCTTAAGGATGTCTCTAAAGCGACTCTCAAAGCAAGAGAATGGGCGGAATTTGGAGATGTAAAAGTGCAGAGTTGGGAAGATGTGAATGCTACATTCATTTCCTTATTTAAAATGCAGGACGCGATTCGCTATGCTTTGGTCGGGACCATTCTGCTTGTAGCAGCATTCGGAATTTATAATATTTTAAACATTGTGATCGGACAAAAAAGAAGGGAGATCGCCATTCTTAGATCCATAGGATATGAGGCAAATGATATCCTGAAAATATTCCTGATCCAAGGTTTGATCTTAGGTATAGCTGGTGGAGTTTTAGGAATGCTTCTGGGAAACCTGATCTGCAGGAGGCTGGAGCATGTATCTTTTTCCAATCCACTTATGCAGACCAAATCAGGTATGATGATGGTGTCTTTTGCTCCTTCTATTTATTTTCAGGCCTTCTTCCTTGCGTTCATTGCTACTTTGATCGCGAGCATTTTTCCTGCTCGATCGGCGAGTAAACTTTCTCCTATCGAGATCATTAGGGGGGAATAA
- a CDS encoding ABC transporter ATP-binding protein: MGIILENVKKSFGKPPTEVIKGISLGIQEGEFVSLTGKSGSGKSTLLYLISSLDDPSQGIISIDGRNISSLSQTDLHSFRNLHMGFVFQFHYLLPEFTALENVLMPALKAGKLKEKREYAIGLLKRFDLGDKLDHIPSKLSGGQMQRVSIARALVMKPRYLFADEPTGALDSANAKIVMDIFKDINKTEGTTVIMVTHDADFAKSAKKQIKLVDGMISNGKGEK, from the coding sequence ATGGGGATCATATTAGAGAACGTTAAAAAGAGTTTCGGAAAACCCCCCACTGAAGTGATTAAAGGGATCAGTCTTGGGATCCAGGAAGGAGAGTTTGTTTCTTTAACAGGAAAATCAGGTTCCGGTAAAAGTACACTTTTGTATTTGATCAGCAGTTTAGACGATCCTTCCCAAGGTATTATCAGTATTGATGGAAGAAATATCAGCTCTTTATCCCAAACGGATCTACACTCTTTTAGGAATCTTCATATGGGATTCGTATTCCAATTTCATTATCTTCTTCCTGAGTTTACCGCTTTGGAGAATGTGTTGATGCCTGCTTTAAAAGCGGGAAAACTTAAAGAAAAAAGAGAATATGCGATCGGTCTTTTGAAACGATTCGATCTCGGAGATAAATTGGATCATATTCCTTCCAAACTTTCCGGAGGACAAATGCAAAGGGTTTCGATTGCCAGAGCTTTGGTGATGAAGCCTAGATATCTTTTTGCGGATGAGCCAACTGGCGCTCTGGATTCCGCGAATGCAAAGATCGTCATGGATATCTTTAAGGATATCAATAAAACGGAAGGAACTACTGTGATCATGGTCACTCACGACGCTGATTTCGCGAAATCAGCTAAAAAGCAGATCAAACTTGTGGATGGAATGATCTCCAACGG